A stretch of the Streptosporangium sp. NBC_01755 genome encodes the following:
- a CDS encoding BTAD domain-containing putative transcriptional regulator encodes MLRVLGPLQAEINGHTVDLGTSRQRAVVARLVAAGGHVVSTDRFIDDLWRGQPPPKALAALQVYVSNLRRVLEPGRLPRTPATMLVSAAPGYRLRLEPEQVDAWLFPRLVDAAGAALAAGDGTRALEAVDRALALWQGPAYAEFADNEWAEPEAVRLDELRLVAVEHRAEALLVLGRNAEIELEPHVRAHPLRESAVRLLALAYYRAGRQADALATIRKARETLVNELGVDPGPALRALEGDILAHADSLNRPPAPASGQAPISGADPVPDPVPDLVGRTEEMAALQAIADRGGLRTVWLGGDPGAGKSALVAAFARRLAARGWLTATGQCPETDGGAPPAWAWSEVLRALAVDRPPQDDLAARLAPLLDDDAPPAGPFLLARTVGDYLSRIVGQGTRLLVVVEDVHRADSETLQLLRHLATGVAEADIMIVATYRHTEAVDHLGATWAALAGRETHRLDLHGLGGEDVALLLRERSGREVDEVTARTVAERTGGNPLFVCETARLITTDGTSAARALPPGVRDLIRRRIARLPAATQRTLRDAAVVGRDIDVDVLLALDGSDEEVVLEALEAGVLTGLLTEPAPGRVRFAHVLVRETLYEDTPGLRRMRLHGRVVGALERVRPGEVTALGHHALAAATPASAGRAVSYARAAAEQARGMHSYREAGAFYRGALELSDDDALRLDLLCSLVQVQAHEGNALAARENRERAIALARRLGDGLNRALTAYDAPVTWSIQPDRHVDQPLVDALVEALDGADDETRCRLLATLVFELEGHDDERCRAYSAEAIVIARRLGRTDLVCLALNARYFVLLTPGRRDELEILGRELVELGDRDGLPGYAMQGHHALFMVSLGRCDLAAARRHADRALEHSTTGQLGLALGVLSMLDTLVLLVRGDFEGAERSYLAIGERMVAVGGANAHIIGALGRFVARLAAGVPHDIQELLTLYFFAPEGMADIVVRALVAEGRLDEARAYWKPDQEPHLDYYWLLWQGLRGESAIALGDRAVAEGCYRVLLPWDGELAGMHSGSVTLGPVALILGDLAVFLGHDASAHYEQAVRVAERIGSPHWARRAAEALAVRGGRTPAGGSNRS; translated from the coding sequence ATGTTGCGAGTTCTTGGTCCGCTTCAGGCGGAGATCAACGGCCATACTGTCGACCTCGGCACCTCCCGTCAGCGGGCCGTGGTGGCCAGGCTCGTCGCGGCGGGTGGACACGTGGTCTCCACCGATCGTTTCATCGATGACCTGTGGCGTGGGCAACCTCCTCCCAAGGCGCTGGCCGCCCTCCAGGTCTACGTGTCCAACCTGCGGCGGGTGCTCGAACCCGGAAGGCTGCCGCGCACGCCCGCCACGATGCTGGTCAGCGCCGCACCCGGTTACCGCCTCCGGCTGGAGCCCGAGCAGGTGGACGCCTGGCTGTTCCCCCGCCTGGTCGACGCCGCCGGGGCCGCGCTCGCCGCGGGAGACGGGACGCGGGCACTGGAGGCGGTGGACCGGGCGCTCGCGCTCTGGCAGGGGCCGGCCTACGCGGAGTTCGCCGACAACGAGTGGGCGGAGCCCGAGGCCGTACGGCTGGACGAGTTGCGGCTGGTCGCAGTGGAGCACCGGGCGGAGGCGCTGCTGGTGCTCGGACGCAACGCCGAGATCGAGCTTGAGCCGCACGTCCGAGCCCATCCGCTCAGGGAGAGCGCCGTCCGGCTGCTCGCCCTGGCCTACTACCGGGCCGGGCGGCAGGCCGACGCCCTGGCCACGATCAGGAAGGCCCGCGAGACCCTCGTCAACGAGCTGGGGGTGGATCCGGGCCCCGCGCTGCGCGCGCTGGAGGGCGACATCCTCGCCCATGCCGATTCCCTGAACCGCCCGCCCGCGCCCGCCTCCGGACAGGCACCGATCTCCGGTGCCGACCCCGTACCCGACCCCGTACCCGACCTCGTGGGCCGTACGGAGGAGATGGCGGCGCTGCAGGCGATCGCGGACCGGGGCGGGCTGCGCACGGTCTGGCTGGGCGGAGATCCCGGAGCGGGCAAGAGCGCGCTGGTCGCCGCGTTCGCCAGGCGGCTGGCGGCACGTGGCTGGCTGACCGCGACCGGGCAGTGCCCGGAGACCGACGGCGGGGCGCCGCCCGCCTGGGCGTGGAGCGAGGTGCTGCGCGCCCTGGCCGTGGACCGGCCGCCCCAGGACGACCTGGCCGCCCGGCTGGCGCCGCTGCTGGACGACGACGCCCCGCCGGCGGGACCGTTCCTGCTGGCCCGGACGGTGGGCGACTACCTCTCGCGGATCGTCGGGCAGGGCACCCGGCTGCTGGTGGTCGTGGAGGACGTGCACCGGGCCGACAGCGAGACGCTCCAGCTCCTGCGCCACCTCGCGACGGGCGTCGCCGAGGCCGACATCATGATCGTCGCGACCTACCGGCACACCGAGGCCGTCGATCACCTGGGGGCGACCTGGGCAGCCCTGGCCGGGCGCGAGACCCACCGGCTCGACCTGCACGGGCTCGGCGGCGAGGACGTGGCGCTGCTGCTGCGCGAGCGCTCGGGCCGGGAGGTGGACGAGGTGACCGCGCGGACCGTGGCCGAGCGCACCGGCGGCAACCCGCTGTTCGTCTGCGAGACCGCGCGGCTGATCACCACGGACGGCACCTCGGCCGCCCGCGCGCTGCCGCCTGGCGTGCGCGACCTGATCCGGCGCAGGATCGCCAGGCTGCCCGCGGCGACCCAGAGAACCCTGCGGGACGCGGCCGTCGTCGGGCGGGACATCGACGTCGACGTGCTGCTCGCCCTGGACGGCTCCGACGAGGAGGTCGTGCTCGAAGCGCTGGAGGCGGGCGTGCTGACCGGGCTGCTGACCGAGCCCGCGCCGGGCCGGGTGCGCTTCGCCCACGTGCTCGTCAGGGAGACGCTGTACGAGGACACGCCGGGACTGCGCCGCATGCGCCTGCACGGCAGGGTCGTCGGCGCGCTGGAGCGGGTCCGGCCGGGGGAGGTCACCGCGCTGGGACACCACGCGCTCGCCGCGGCCACCCCGGCCTCGGCGGGGCGGGCGGTGTCCTACGCCAGGGCGGCGGCCGAGCAGGCGCGCGGCATGCACTCCTACCGGGAGGCCGGGGCGTTCTACCGGGGGGCGCTGGAGCTGAGCGACGACGACGCGCTCCGGCTCGACCTGCTCTGCTCGCTGGTGCAGGTCCAGGCGCACGAGGGCAACGCGCTGGCCGCCAGGGAGAACCGGGAGCGGGCCATCGCCCTCGCGCGGCGGCTGGGCGACGGCCTGAACCGGGCGCTGACCGCCTACGACGCCCCGGTGACCTGGTCGATCCAGCCCGACAGGCACGTGGACCAGCCGCTCGTCGACGCGCTGGTGGAGGCGCTGGACGGCGCCGACGACGAGACCCGCTGCCGGCTGCTGGCCACGCTCGTCTTCGAGTTGGAGGGGCACGACGACGAGCGCTGCCGTGCCTACAGCGCGGAGGCGATCGTGATCGCCCGGCGGCTGGGCCGTACCGACCTCGTCTGCCTGGCCCTCAACGCCCGCTACTTCGTGCTGCTGACACCGGGCCGCCGTGACGAGCTTGAGATCCTGGGCCGGGAGCTGGTCGAACTGGGCGACCGCGACGGGCTGCCCGGGTACGCGATGCAGGGGCACCACGCCCTGTTCATGGTCAGCCTGGGCCGCTGCGACCTGGCCGCGGCCAGGCGGCACGCGGACCGCGCCCTGGAGCACTCCACCACCGGCCAGCTTGGCCTGGCGCTGGGCGTGCTGTCCATGCTCGACACGCTGGTCCTGCTGGTCAGGGGTGACTTCGAGGGCGCGGAACGGTCCTACCTGGCGATCGGCGAGCGGATGGTGGCCGTCGGCGGGGCCAACGCCCACATCATCGGTGCCCTGGGCCGTTTCGTGGCCCGGCTGGCGGCCGGTGTGCCGCACGACATACAGGAACTGCTGACGCTGTACTTCTTCGCTCCCGAGGGGATGGCGGACATCGTCGTCCGGGCGCTGGTCGCCGAGGGCCGTCTGGACGAGGCTCGCGCCTACTGGAAGCCTGATCAGGAGCCCCACCTGGACTACTACTGGCTCCTCTGGCAGGGGCTGCGCGGCGAGAGCGCTATCGCGCTGGGCGACCGTGCGGTGGCCGAAGGCTGCTACCGGGTGCTGCTGCCCTGGGACGGCGAGCTGGCCGGGATGCACTCCGGATCGGTCACGCTGGGACCGGTCGCCCTGATCCTGGGCGACCTGGCCGTCTTCCTCGGCCACGACGCGAGTGCCCACTACGAGCAGGCGGTGCGGGTCGCCGAGCGGATCGGCTCGCCGCACTGGGCACGCAGGGCGGCGGAGGCACTCGCGGTGCGAGGTGGCCGGACCCCAGCTGGAGGCTCGAACCGGTCGTAG
- a CDS encoding hemerythrin domain-containing protein produces the protein MTPELLGFQITHRAMRGDVRRLADLATQLTDGRQVAGPARAGAIAGFIATLNQGIHHHHTMEDEVLWPVIERSAGAEVDLRDLSDDHADLDPLLAEINGQAAAFASTGDASALAKSLTRLADMLDEHIIEEERLLFPIIKKYVSVADWETVETAVRKGGNVKIDLPRIEQYAKPDELARLRRLAGPMLTLMLSLFRRGHRRRLLLIFGS, from the coding sequence ATGACCCCAGAGCTGTTGGGATTCCAGATCACCCACCGCGCCATGCGCGGTGACGTCCGCCGCCTGGCCGACCTCGCGACCCAGCTGACCGATGGACGGCAGGTAGCCGGCCCGGCCCGCGCCGGCGCCATCGCCGGATTCATCGCGACCCTGAACCAGGGCATCCACCACCACCACACGATGGAGGACGAGGTGCTCTGGCCCGTCATCGAACGGTCCGCCGGAGCCGAGGTCGACCTTCGCGACCTGAGTGACGACCACGCCGATCTCGACCCGCTGCTGGCCGAGATCAACGGCCAGGCCGCCGCGTTCGCCTCGACCGGCGACGCCTCCGCGCTCGCCAAGTCCCTCACCCGGCTGGCCGACATGCTCGACGAGCACATCATCGAAGAGGAGCGACTGCTCTTCCCGATCATCAAGAAGTACGTGTCCGTCGCCGACTGGGAGACGGTCGAGACGGCGGTCCGCAAGGGCGGGAACGTCAAGATCGATCTGCCGAGGATCGAGCAGTACGCCAAGCCCGACGAGCTGGCCAGGCTGCGCAGGCTCGCCGGTCCCATGCTGACGCTGATGCTCTCCCTGTTCCGGCGCGGCCACCGGCGCCGCCTGCTGCTCATCTTCGGCTCCTGA
- a CDS encoding GntR family transcriptional regulator — MTERPHAYLRVADHLREQITSGEVAPGVKLPPQRVLAEEHGVSDILIRRALEILRNEGLIESRQGSGTYVRVRPPVRRISMDRYLADAGPQTSPQTSFTRDQGITWSQYRLDKAYRWTTADERLADLFGVAAGDRVLERRFVFYAAGLPSQMSRSCLLAADVEGTPVADPHNEPWPGGNIGQLRTLGIEIDRIAEETAARMPTPEEAERLGIASGVPVFSITRLMYAQERVVEVADPIVIPADRAVRVDHIVL; from the coding sequence GTGACCGAAAGGCCACACGCGTACCTCCGTGTCGCCGATCACCTGCGCGAACAGATCACATCGGGTGAAGTCGCCCCAGGAGTGAAGCTCCCGCCGCAGCGGGTGCTGGCCGAGGAGCACGGAGTCTCCGACATCCTCATCCGGCGGGCGCTGGAGATCCTCCGCAACGAGGGCCTGATCGAGTCCCGCCAAGGGTCGGGAACCTACGTACGGGTGCGGCCGCCTGTCCGGCGTATCTCCATGGACCGCTACCTCGCTGACGCCGGCCCGCAGACCTCCCCGCAGACCTCGTTCACCCGTGATCAGGGGATCACATGGTCGCAGTACCGGCTGGACAAGGCCTATCGGTGGACTACTGCTGACGAGCGCCTGGCTGACCTCTTCGGGGTCGCGGCCGGTGACCGAGTACTTGAGCGGCGGTTCGTGTTCTACGCTGCGGGCCTGCCGAGCCAGATGTCGCGCTCCTGCCTCCTGGCCGCCGATGTCGAGGGCACGCCAGTTGCCGACCCGCACAACGAGCCCTGGCCGGGTGGCAACATCGGCCAGTTGCGGACGCTCGGTATCGAGATCGACCGCATCGCTGAGGAAACCGCGGCGCGGATGCCGACGCCGGAGGAGGCCGAGCGGCTCGGGATCGCGTCCGGTGTGCCGGTCTTCTCCATCACCCGGCTGATGTACGCCCAGGAACGCGTGGTCGAGGTCGCGGATCCGATCGTGATTCCTGCTGATCGGGCTGTACGGGTAGATCACATCGTGCTGTGA
- a CDS encoding GntR family transcriptional regulator, with the protein MLTCAYTLKIVIDHGSYTPVFRQLADILRARIGELGPGAKLPSETELMQEFGLARITVRAVCCVRQSRQPPLV; encoded by the coding sequence GTGCTGACCTGCGCCTATACCCTCAAGATCGTGATTGATCATGGCTCCTACACGCCGGTCTTCAGACAGCTCGCGGACATCCTGCGTGCGCGGATCGGCGAGCTTGGTCCCGGGGCGAAGTTGCCATCCGAAACGGAACTGATGCAGGAGTTCGGACTTGCCCGGATTACGGTCCGCGCGGTGTGCTGTGTCCGTCAGTCCAGGCAACCGCCCCTGGTCTGA
- the rpmG gene encoding 50S ribosomal protein L33, whose product MAATDVRPKITLACQECKHRNYITRKNRRNDPDRLELKKYCPNCKTHQAHRETR is encoded by the coding sequence GTGGCTGCCACCGACGTTAGGCCGAAGATCACGCTGGCCTGCCAGGAGTGCAAGCACCGCAACTACATCACGCGGAAGAACCGGCGCAACGACCCGGATCGGCTTGAGCTGAAGAAGTACTGCCCGAACTGCAAGACGCACCAGGCGCACCGCGAGACTCGCTAG
- a CDS encoding MaoC family dehydratase N-terminal domain-containing protein, producing MALNRDFIGRASAPSSPYEVSRVKIKEFATAIGDDNPIYRDREAAQAAGHPDVIAPPTFPIVFGLAGGSILSDPELGLNFAMVVHGEQRFEYRRPIRAGDELVSVSTVTDIRSAGRNGLITVRSEVSTVDGESVCTTYSTIVERGGAG from the coding sequence ATGGCTCTGAACCGTGACTTCATCGGGCGGGCGTCCGCGCCCTCCTCGCCGTACGAGGTCAGTCGCGTGAAGATCAAAGAGTTCGCGACCGCGATCGGCGACGACAACCCGATCTACCGGGACCGGGAGGCCGCCCAGGCGGCAGGGCACCCCGACGTGATCGCCCCGCCGACCTTCCCCATCGTGTTCGGCCTGGCCGGGGGGTCGATCCTGAGCGATCCCGAGCTCGGCCTGAACTTCGCCATGGTGGTCCACGGCGAGCAGCGTTTCGAGTACCGGCGGCCGATTCGCGCCGGGGACGAGCTGGTCAGCGTCTCCACCGTGACCGACATCCGCAGCGCCGGCCGCAACGGGCTGATCACCGTCAGGAGCGAGGTCAGCACCGTCGACGGCGAGTCCGTGTGCACGACCTACAGCACCATCGTCGAGCGTGGAGGGGCGGGCTGA
- a CDS encoding MaoC family dehydratase, producing the protein MAATVKYDEVETGQEIPPAEYPVRRAGLVMYAGASGDFNPIHWNERFAKTVGLPDVIAHGMFTMAQGGRFVTDWAGDPGAVVDYGVRFSSMVVVPDDDQGAVITVSGLIEEKLEDKRVVVVLTARSNDSRVLSKARAVVQLS; encoded by the coding sequence ATGGCTGCGACTGTCAAGTACGACGAGGTCGAGACGGGTCAGGAGATCCCGCCCGCCGAATACCCGGTGCGCCGCGCCGGCCTGGTGATGTACGCCGGGGCGTCCGGCGACTTCAATCCCATCCACTGGAACGAGCGCTTCGCCAAGACCGTCGGGCTGCCGGACGTCATCGCCCACGGCATGTTCACCATGGCCCAGGGCGGACGGTTCGTCACCGACTGGGCGGGCGACCCGGGCGCGGTCGTCGACTACGGGGTGCGGTTCTCCTCCATGGTCGTCGTTCCGGACGACGACCAGGGTGCCGTGATCACTGTGAGCGGGCTCATCGAGGAGAAGCTGGAGGACAAGCGCGTGGTGGTCGTCCTGACCGCCAGGTCCAACGACTCCCGGGTCCTGTCCAAGGCCCGCGCGGTGGTCCAGCTGTCCTAG
- a CDS encoding UDP-N-acetylmuramate dehydrogenase → MTERVAGVRLAPYTTLGLGGAARAFVAAGSAEEIVELVAEADRAGEPVLVLGGGSNLVVSDEGFDGLVVRVASRGVEIDGGRVTAQAGEDWDALVERAVAAGRSGMECLSGIPGLVGSTPIQNVGAYGQDVSQTIIAVRVYDRRSGEVRDLAARECGFAYRHSAFKEELGRHVVLAVTYELAAGTSAGDALSGPIAYRELALRLGVALGDRVPLARARAAVLELRAGKGMVLDAADPDTRSAGSFFTNPILTGGQAAELELRAPGFPRWDMPDGTVKVPAAWLIENAGFPKGYRRGPARISTKHTLAMTNPEMSASTEELLDLAREVRDGVFEKFGVTLVNEPVMVGTRL, encoded by the coding sequence ATGACGGAGCGGGTGGCAGGGGTACGGCTGGCGCCGTACACGACGCTTGGGCTGGGCGGGGCGGCCAGGGCGTTCGTGGCGGCCGGGTCGGCCGAGGAGATCGTCGAGCTGGTGGCCGAGGCCGACCGGGCGGGCGAGCCGGTGCTCGTGCTCGGCGGTGGCAGCAACCTGGTCGTCTCCGACGAGGGGTTCGACGGCCTGGTCGTGCGGGTCGCCTCCCGGGGCGTCGAGATCGACGGGGGCCGGGTCACCGCGCAGGCGGGCGAGGACTGGGACGCCCTGGTCGAGCGCGCGGTGGCGGCGGGCCGCTCGGGAATGGAGTGCCTGTCCGGCATTCCCGGGCTGGTCGGGTCAACCCCGATCCAGAACGTCGGCGCCTACGGGCAGGACGTCTCCCAGACGATCATCGCTGTCCGGGTCTACGACCGCCGGAGCGGCGAGGTGCGGGACCTGGCCGCGCGGGAGTGCGGGTTCGCCTACCGGCACAGCGCGTTCAAGGAGGAACTCGGGCGGCACGTCGTGCTCGCGGTCACCTACGAGCTGGCCGCCGGCACGTCGGCCGGCGACGCGCTGTCCGGCCCGATCGCCTACCGGGAGCTGGCCCTGCGGCTGGGTGTCGCCCTGGGTGACCGGGTGCCGCTGGCGCGGGCTCGCGCGGCGGTGCTGGAGTTGCGCGCGGGCAAGGGCATGGTCCTGGACGCGGCCGACCCGGACACCCGCAGTGCGGGGTCGTTCTTCACCAACCCGATTCTGACCGGCGGACAGGCCGCCGAACTGGAGCTGCGGGCGCCGGGGTTCCCCCGCTGGGACATGCCGGACGGGACGGTCAAGGTTCCGGCGGCGTGGCTGATCGAGAACGCCGGGTTCCCGAAGGGATACCGGCGTGGCCCGGCCCGCATCTCCACCAAGCACACCCTTGCAATGACAAATCCGGAAATGTCGGCCTCGACCGAGGAGCTTCTCGATCTCGCCCGCGAGGTCAGGGACGGGGTCTTCGAGAAATTCGGCGTCACCCTCGTCAACGAGCCCGTGATGGTCGGCACCCGCCTCTGA
- a CDS encoding TMEM165/GDT1 family protein → MEAFWISLVVIFVAELGDKSQLMAMTFATRFKPWPVLAGITLATAVVHLVSVGLGGLAGNLLPTTAITIIAGIAFLGFALWTLRGDELTDEEAQKAQRTTRSAIIAVTVAFFLAELGDKTMLATITLATQHGWFGTWIGSTVGMVAADALAILVGRMLGKHLPEKTIRYGAAAAFAVFGVILLVEPLLA, encoded by the coding sequence TTGGAAGCGTTCTGGATCAGCCTTGTTGTGATCTTCGTCGCGGAGTTGGGCGACAAGAGCCAGCTCATGGCCATGACCTTCGCCACCCGGTTCAAGCCGTGGCCGGTCCTCGCCGGAATCACCCTGGCCACCGCGGTGGTCCACCTGGTCAGTGTCGGTCTCGGCGGTCTGGCCGGTAACCTTCTTCCCACCACGGCGATCACGATCATCGCCGGAATCGCCTTCCTCGGCTTCGCCCTGTGGACGCTGCGCGGGGACGAGCTGACGGACGAGGAGGCCCAGAAGGCGCAGCGCACCACCCGGTCGGCGATCATCGCTGTGACCGTCGCCTTCTTCCTCGCCGAGCTGGGTGACAAGACCATGCTCGCCACCATCACCCTCGCCACCCAGCACGGCTGGTTCGGCACCTGGATCGGCTCGACCGTCGGCATGGTCGCCGCCGACGCCCTGGCCATCCTGGTCGGACGGATGCTCGGCAAGCACCTGCCGGAGAAGACCATCAGGTACGGCGCCGCCGCCGCGTTCGCCGTCTTCGGCGTGATCCTGCTGGTCGAACCCCTGCTGGCCTGA
- a CDS encoding glutaredoxin family protein — MSSLTVYSAPWCGHCHRLKAALTRAEIPFVEVDVDRTPGAIELITDLGGGSWLIPTVLLPDGSALVNPSVREIEARLA, encoded by the coding sequence ATGTCCTCCCTCACCGTCTACAGCGCTCCGTGGTGCGGTCACTGCCACCGGCTGAAGGCCGCGCTCACCCGCGCGGAGATCCCCTTCGTCGAGGTGGACGTCGATCGGACGCCCGGCGCGATCGAGCTCATCACCGACCTCGGCGGCGGCTCCTGGCTGATCCCCACGGTGCTCCTCCCCGACGGATCGGCGCTGGTCAATCCCAGCGTTCGGGAGATCGAAGCCCGGCTGGCCTGA